A stretch of Paenibacillus mucilaginosus 3016 DNA encodes these proteins:
- a CDS encoding EAL domain-containing protein, giving the protein MHPTEQGIEGSYDWVLVLLSYLIAVIASYTALDMGGRVSSSQGRARSAWLLCGAAAMGIGIWSMHFVAMLAFRLPVHTSYDLGLVLLSMLFAVLGSYAALFMIARPQLTVGRLSTGSLLMGSAVAAMHYTGMASMRMEAVITYAPVPFAASLVIAVGASAAAMWLTFYFRGEGGIRAFYRKLISGLVMGGAIVGMHYTGMAAAHFTESGASAHGMVMGGAYLGYAVGLATLIVLSTALVTAFFDRRIASATAKLSESEQQFKSLFEHNLDGVVAFDLQGRVTAVNPAVTRITGYTQEESLEIHLTELRSASNPGDLQRYFHQAVSENSSVKFESVVRHKRGHEVAVIVTTVPIVVDEEVTGVYGIIQDITRNREAEQLIKHMAYHDDLTGLPNRRYLLARIRELGTNPGAMLLLLDIDRFKMLNDSIGARLGDELLRQLAGRLRSEAGEAGTAARIGSDEFAVLFPWSGGQGEPEKLAGRIMEALSRQYDLDAHKLHLSVSAGYDLSAGCDNHELLLEHAGTALFQSKKEGLGRALAYTAEMDAATREKLELEKGLREALEREQFEVHYQPQLDMFGNLIGSEALVRWRHPERGYIPPGVFIPVAEENGLINPIGSWVLRTACRQNRAWQLEGRAPVPVSVNLSIKQFEQPNLVEIVQSALADSGLTPQYLELEITESMAMNAAATEGTLYLLKALGVKVSMDDFGTGYSSLSYLNRFPIDKLKIDQSFVRDLFKEESGASIVATIVAMAHHLKLSVIAEGVETREQLEFLREQKCDQVQGYYYSPPLKPEAFSRFWDELENGTKKG; this is encoded by the coding sequence ATGCACCCGACCGAACAGGGTATCGAAGGCTCGTATGACTGGGTCCTCGTCCTGCTGTCCTATCTTATTGCCGTCATCGCTTCGTATACCGCTCTCGATATGGGAGGACGGGTTTCTTCTTCGCAAGGCCGTGCCCGCTCGGCCTGGCTGCTCTGCGGCGCCGCAGCGATGGGGATCGGCATCTGGTCCATGCACTTTGTGGCGATGCTGGCTTTCCGGCTGCCTGTACATACCAGCTATGATCTCGGGCTCGTTCTGCTGTCCATGCTGTTTGCGGTTCTGGGATCCTATGCAGCCTTGTTCATGATCGCCCGGCCGCAGCTGACCGTGGGCCGGCTGAGCACTGGGAGCCTGCTTATGGGCAGCGCGGTGGCGGCTATGCATTATACCGGTATGGCTTCCATGCGGATGGAAGCTGTCATCACGTATGCGCCGGTGCCTTTTGCCGCATCGCTTGTCATCGCCGTAGGCGCTTCGGCGGCGGCCATGTGGCTTACCTTTTACTTCCGCGGGGAAGGCGGCATCAGGGCCTTCTACCGCAAGCTGATCAGCGGTCTTGTCATGGGCGGGGCCATTGTCGGCATGCACTACACGGGGATGGCGGCGGCGCACTTTACCGAAAGCGGGGCTTCGGCCCACGGCATGGTGATGGGAGGCGCGTATCTTGGTTATGCGGTTGGCCTCGCCACGCTGATCGTGCTGTCCACCGCCCTCGTGACGGCCTTCTTCGACCGCCGGATCGCCAGTGCCACGGCCAAGCTGTCGGAGAGCGAGCAGCAGTTCAAATCGCTGTTCGAGCATAATCTAGACGGGGTTGTCGCCTTTGATCTGCAGGGCAGGGTTACCGCTGTCAATCCGGCGGTGACAAGGATCACGGGGTACACCCAGGAGGAGTCGCTGGAAATTCATCTGACCGAGCTCCGCTCCGCCTCGAACCCGGGAGACCTTCAGAGGTATTTTCACCAGGCTGTCTCCGAGAATTCGTCCGTTAAGTTCGAGTCCGTAGTTCGGCATAAGCGGGGGCATGAGGTGGCCGTCATCGTTACTACGGTGCCGATTGTCGTAGACGAAGAGGTCACCGGCGTCTACGGCATTATTCAGGATATTACGAGGAACAGGGAGGCCGAGCAGCTGATCAAGCATATGGCCTACCATGATGATCTCACGGGACTGCCGAACCGCCGGTATCTGCTTGCCCGGATCCGGGAGCTTGGCACGAACCCCGGTGCGATGCTGCTGCTGCTCGACATCGACCGATTCAAAATGTTGAACGACTCGATCGGGGCAAGACTGGGAGATGAACTCCTGCGCCAGCTTGCCGGAAGACTCCGGTCGGAGGCGGGCGAGGCCGGTACGGCCGCCCGGATCGGCAGCGACGAATTCGCGGTCCTCTTCCCCTGGAGCGGGGGACAGGGGGAACCGGAGAAGCTGGCCGGCCGGATCATGGAGGCGCTCAGCCGGCAGTATGACCTGGATGCGCACAAGCTGCATCTCAGTGTCAGCGCAGGCTACGACCTGTCGGCCGGCTGCGATAACCATGAGCTTCTGCTGGAGCACGCGGGCACAGCCTTGTTCCAGTCGAAGAAGGAGGGGCTCGGCAGAGCGCTGGCGTACACCGCGGAGATGGATGCCGCGACAAGGGAGAAGCTGGAGCTCGAGAAGGGACTGCGCGAGGCTCTGGAGCGGGAGCAGTTCGAGGTGCATTACCAGCCGCAGCTCGATATGTTCGGGAACCTGATCGGCTCGGAGGCGCTCGTGCGCTGGCGGCATCCGGAGCGCGGGTATATTCCGCCGGGTGTCTTCATCCCGGTGGCGGAAGAGAACGGTCTCATCAATCCGATCGGCAGCTGGGTGCTGCGGACCGCCTGCCGGCAGAACCGCGCTTGGCAGCTCGAAGGCCGGGCGCCCGTGCCGGTGTCCGTCAACCTGTCGATCAAGCAGTTCGAGCAGCCGAACCTCGTGGAGATCGTGCAGTCCGCCCTCGCCGATTCCGGTCTTACGCCGCAGTATCTCGAGCTTGAGATCACCGAGAGCATGGCGATGAATGCCGCGGCCACCGAAGGCACACTCTACCTGCTCAAGGCGCTCGGCGTCAAAGTCAGCATGGACGACTTCGGTACGGGCTACAGCTCGCTGAGCTACCTGAACCGGTTCCCGATCGACAAGCTGAAGATCGACCAGTCCTTTGTCCGCGACCTCTTCAAGGAGGAGAGCGGGGCGTCGATCGTCGCCACGATCGTTGCCATGGCCCATCACCTGAAGCTGTCGGTGATCGCCGAAGGCGTGGAGACCCGTGAGCAGCTGGAGTTTCTGCGCGAGCAGAAGTGCGATCAGGTGCAGGGCTATTATTACAGCCCGCCCCTGAAGCCCGAGGCGTTCAGCCGGTTCTGGGACGAGCTGGAGAACGGAACGAAGAAGGGGTAG